A window from Canis lupus familiaris isolate Mischka breed German Shepherd chromosome 18, alternate assembly UU_Cfam_GSD_1.0, whole genome shotgun sequence encodes these proteins:
- the OR10AG64 gene encoding olfactory receptor family 10 subfamily AG member 64 (The RefSeq protein has 2 substitutions compared to this genomic sequence): MEKKTAEVNLTSMTEFILLGFSDIPNLQMFLFVVFFFVYVIILMGNGIIVLITKTDQALQTPMYFFLSNFSFLEICFVSATLPKMLTNLWTQKRNISLFACATQMCFVLMLGNIECLLLMVMAYDRYVAICDPLHYPLIMNHKVCVQLVTACWITGVPVEIGQTCQIFSLPFCGSSQINHFFCDIPPLLKLACGDTFLNEMLVFTVAVLFVMIPFLLILGSYSKIISTILRLPSATGRTKAFSTCSSHVIVVAMFFGSAVITYLRPKSKHSSRTDKFLSLFYTIVTPMFNPMIYTLRNKDAMMALRKLLP; this comes from the coding sequence atggaaaaaaaaacagcagaagtaAATCTCACTTCGATGATGGAATTTATTCTTTTGGGATTTTCTGATATTCCCAAtcttcaaatgtttctttttgtaatatttttctttgtctatgtGATAATTTTGATGGGAAACGGCATCATTGTTCTCATAACCAAGACTGACCAGGCTCTCCAGACtcccatgtattttttcctcagtaatttttccttcttggaaATCTGTTTTGTATCTGCCACTCTTCCCAAAATGCTCACAAACCTTTGGAcccagaaaagaaatatttcgTTGTTTGCCTGTGCAACACAAATGTGTTTTGTCCTCATGCTTGGGAATATAGAGTGCCTCCTTCTGATggtgatggcctatgaccgctacgTTGCCATTTGTGACCCTCTGCACTACCCTCTAATCATGAACCACAAGGTCTGTGTTCAGCTGGTGACCGCCTGCTGGATCACCGGGGTTCCAGTCGAGATAGGGCAGACATGCCAGATCTTCTCTCTGCCATTTTGTGGGTCTAGCCAAATCAATCACTTCTTCTGTGACATCCCCCCACTGCTTAAGCTGGCCTGTGGGGATACTTTCCTGAATGAGATGTTAGTCTTTACAGTCGCTGTTCTCTTTGTTATGATCCCCTTTCTGTTGATACTTGGATCCTACAGTAAAATCATCTCTACCATCCTGAGGTTGCCATCCGCAACAGGACGAACCAAAGCTTTCTCCACCTGCTCATCTCATGTCATAGTTGTGGCCATGTTTTTTGGTTCTGCAGTCATCACATATTTACGACCCAAATCCAAACATTCTTCCAGAACAgacaaatttctttctcttttctatacCATTGTCACCCCAATGTTTAATCCCATGATATACACTCTGAGAAATAAG